In bacterium, the genomic stretch CCGAGCTGTCTTGAACCACCCCGCCTACTCGAACTCCCCCCTGACCAGTCTGTTGAAATACAACAGACTGGCGACGATAAGGCGTCCCAGCAGGAGTGATAACAGTGTTGATATTCGCCAGGTTAGTGGCGATGGTGTCCATTCGAAAGCGCTCAGCCGAAAGGCCGGACGCGCTAATTCCTAACGATGAGACTAAACCCATGTTGCTACCTCCTTATGGCCAGAACTACCTATCGGCTTTGCCCCGTGATGACAGTCAGCAATTTCTTGAACTCTCTACTGGAGAATTCGCCAAGTGCGGAATATCGCAATTCGGTATCAGCCAAGTTGGCCATCTGCGTTTCGACATCGACATCGTTACCATCTGCACGAGCCGGACCGCCCGATGGGAACATCATCCCCAGGCGTCCTGTATGGGGCAATTCAGGCAAGTCGCCTGACTTAACCGCCTCGCCCATGGCTGTGTCGAGGGTGTCGACGAATGAAACATCAGAAGCCTTAAAGCCTGGCGTATTGGCATTTGCCAGATTGTTGGCAACGACGCGTTGACGTTTGGATGCTCCGTCTAACGCCTGTTCCAGCCGTATAGACGGCATAAAAAGCCGCTGTAGCATAAGCTATTCCTCGTACTTTCAAAGTCACCATCCATGATAATGGGGCCTGTGAGGCCACCTAAAAAAGCTCGCCATCCTGGCAGGCTTGAACGTAAACCTAATGTAA encodes the following:
- the flgB gene encoding flagellar basal body rod protein FlgB; this translates as MLQRLFMPSIRLEQALDGASKRQRVVANNLANANTPGFKASDVSFVDTLDTAMGEAVKSGDLPELPHTGRLGMMFPSGGPARADGNDVDVETQMANLADTELRYSALGEFSSREFKKLLTVITGQSR
- the flgC gene encoding flagellar basal body rod protein FlgC; protein product: MGLVSSLGISASGLSAERFRMDTIATNLANINTVITPAGTPYRRQSVVFQQTGQGGVRVGGVVQDSSAFREEYNPSSPLADKKTGIVSMPNVNPVTEMVDLIAASRAYEANVTAFNAAKTMVLKALEIGKV